In Diabrotica undecimpunctata isolate CICGRU chromosome 4, icDiaUnde3, whole genome shotgun sequence, a single genomic region encodes these proteins:
- the LOC140440396 gene encoding UDP-glucosyltransferase 2-like isoform X2 produces the protein MKLLLRSFVFVQSLFVLTGSYRILGVCPMTSHSHFTLEFRLLKALADRGHEVVSINSHPQKEKIKNFRDVSVKEIEKPVSAPGPVTPFNNFMFANPTPSSYVANVLTSYGSEMNFWQRLDNTFKNILAELVVHYRYLPSQDAILKDAFPGSPPLSSIIYNASLMLVVTNPSLDDPVPLQPNIKEIGGYHVLPPKPLPKDLQEFMDNSTEGVVFFSMGSNIKSSNFSVKARNAVLNAFSKIPQKVLWKYEEDLAERPANVKIISWLPQSDILAHNNTKVFISHGGLLGTLEAIHYGIPILGVPIFWDQERNINSVVKKGFGLKLISKKKRLRNL, from the exons ATGAAGCTATTGTTGAGATCATTTGTTTTTGTgcaaagtttatttgttttaacggGAAGTTACAGAATTTTAGGTGTATGTCCTATGACATCACATAGTCATTTTACTTTGGAATTTAGGTTATTAAAAGCACTCGCGGATCGCGGTCATGAAGTGGTCAGTATTAATAGTCATCCACAGaaagagaaaattaaaaattttagggATGTGTCcgttaaagaaattgaaaaaccTGTAAGTG CTCCTGGACCAGTCACtccttttaataattttatgttcGCCAATCCCACGCCATCATCATACGTGGCGAATGTGTTGACATCTTATGGCTCAGAAATGAATTTTTGGCAAAGACTGGATAATACTTTCAAAAATATACTTGCTGAACTGGTCGTGCATTACAG ATATCTTCCGTCGCAGGATGCCATTTTAAAAGATGCCTTTCCTGGTTCCCCACCATTATCTTCTATAATTTACAATGCCAGTTTAATGCTTGTTGTTACAAACCCCAGTTTAGACGACCCAGTTCCTCTACAACCGAACATTAAGGAAATCGGAGGTTATCATGTTTTACCACCGAAACCGCTACCCAAAGATCTTCAAGAGTTTATGGACAATTCAACAGAAGGGGTGGTATTTTTTTCAATGGGATCTAATATTAAAAGTTCTAACTTTAGTGTAAAAGCACGTAACGCAGTTTTGAATGCATTTTCAAAAATACCACAAAAGGTTTTATGGAAATACGAAGAAGATTTAGCAGAGAGACCTGCAAATGTAAAAATTATTAGCTGGCTTCCTCAGAGTGACATACTAG cacACAACAATACGAAGGTTTTTATATCACACGGTGGATTACTAGGCACACTAGAAGCTATTCATTATGGTATACCCATACTGGGAGTTCCAATTTTCTGGGATCAGGAAAGAAACATAAATTCCGTCGTAAAAAAAGGGTTTGGCTTAAAGTTAATCTCGAAGAAAAAGCGTTTGAGGAATCTCTGA
- the LOC140440396 gene encoding UDP-glucosyltransferase 2-like isoform X1: MKLLLRSFVFVQSLFVLTGSYRILGVCPMTSHSHFTLEFRLLKALADRGHEVVSINSHPQKEKIKNFRDVSVKEIEKPVSEFIAEIFDFPKMPYIWQFLRMVDYRRVVTTATLKNKHVQDLMKSNETFDLVIMHHFVNDAMVIFAHKFKCPLIILAPGPVTPFNNFMFANPTPSSYVANVLTSYGSEMNFWQRLDNTFKNILAELVVHYRYLPSQDAILKDAFPGSPPLSSIIYNASLMLVVTNPSLDDPVPLQPNIKEIGGYHVLPPKPLPKDLQEFMDNSTEGVVFFSMGSNIKSSNFSVKARNAVLNAFSKIPQKVLWKYEEDLAERPANVKIISWLPQSDILAHNNTKVFISHGGLLGTLEAIHYGIPILGVPIFWDQERNINSVVKKGFGLKLISKKKRLRNL, translated from the exons ATGAAGCTATTGTTGAGATCATTTGTTTTTGTgcaaagtttatttgttttaacggGAAGTTACAGAATTTTAGGTGTATGTCCTATGACATCACATAGTCATTTTACTTTGGAATTTAGGTTATTAAAAGCACTCGCGGATCGCGGTCATGAAGTGGTCAGTATTAATAGTCATCCACAGaaagagaaaattaaaaattttagggATGTGTCcgttaaagaaattgaaaaaccTGTAAGTG AGTTCATTGCCGAAATATTTGATTTCCCCAAAATGCCTTATATCTGGCAGTTCTTGCGAATGGTAGACTACCGTAGAGTCGTGACCACAGCtacacttaaaaacaaacatgttcAAGATCTAATGAAATCAAATGAAACATTTGATTTGGTGATAATGCATCATTTCGTCAATGATGCTATGGTTATTTTCGCACACAAATTTAAATGCCCGCTAATAATTTTAGCTCCTGGACCAGTCACtccttttaataattttatgttcGCCAATCCCACGCCATCATCATACGTGGCGAATGTGTTGACATCTTATGGCTCAGAAATGAATTTTTGGCAAAGACTGGATAATACTTTCAAAAATATACTTGCTGAACTGGTCGTGCATTACAG ATATCTTCCGTCGCAGGATGCCATTTTAAAAGATGCCTTTCCTGGTTCCCCACCATTATCTTCTATAATTTACAATGCCAGTTTAATGCTTGTTGTTACAAACCCCAGTTTAGACGACCCAGTTCCTCTACAACCGAACATTAAGGAAATCGGAGGTTATCATGTTTTACCACCGAAACCGCTACCCAAAGATCTTCAAGAGTTTATGGACAATTCAACAGAAGGGGTGGTATTTTTTTCAATGGGATCTAATATTAAAAGTTCTAACTTTAGTGTAAAAGCACGTAACGCAGTTTTGAATGCATTTTCAAAAATACCACAAAAGGTTTTATGGAAATACGAAGAAGATTTAGCAGAGAGACCTGCAAATGTAAAAATTATTAGCTGGCTTCCTCAGAGTGACATACTAG cacACAACAATACGAAGGTTTTTATATCACACGGTGGATTACTAGGCACACTAGAAGCTATTCATTATGGTATACCCATACTGGGAGTTCCAATTTTCTGGGATCAGGAAAGAAACATAAATTCCGTCGTAAAAAAAGGGTTTGGCTTAAAGTTAATCTCGAAGAAAAAGCGTTTGAGGAATCTCTGA